The Ovis aries strain OAR_USU_Benz2616 breed Rambouillet chromosome 11, ARS-UI_Ramb_v3.0, whole genome shotgun sequence genome window below encodes:
- the LIG3 gene encoding DNA ligase 3 isoform X3, with the protein MTLAFKILFPPTLRALRKKELCLFREHHRPDIRHFGQWSETVLRGHHHLQRRKPVPSFRESNLRPRAACLVFLPGSHVGLCSGPCEMAEQRFCVDYAKRGTAGCKKCKEKIVKGVCRIGKVVPNPFSEAGGDMKEWYHIKCMFEKLERARATTKKIEDLTELEGWEELEENEKEQISQHIADLSSKATSTPKKKAVVQAKLTATGQVASPVKGASFVTNSNPRKFSGFSAKPNNSGEAHSSPTPKTPKTSLSSSKCDPKHKDCLLREFRKLCAMVAENPSYNTKTQIIQDFLQKGSAGDGFHGDVYLTVKLLLPGVIKSVYNLNDKQIVKLFSRIFNCSADDMTRDLEQGDVSETIRVFFEQSKSFPPAAKSLLTIQEVDEFLLRLSKLTKEDEQQQALQDIASRCTANDLKCIIRLIKHDLKMNSGAKHVLDALDPNAYEAFKASRNLQDVVERVLRNEQEVEKEPGQRRALSVQASLMTPVQPMLAEACKSIEYAMKKCPNGMFSEIKYDGERVQVHKKGDHFSYFSRSLKPVLPHKVAHFKDFIPRAFPGGHSMILDSEVLLIDNRTGRPLPFGTLGVHKKAAFQDANVCLFVFDCIYFNDVSLMDRPLCERRKLLYDNMVEIPNRIMFSEMKQVTKASDLVDMINRVIREGLEGLVLKDVKGTYEPGKRHWLKVKKDYLNEGAMADTADLVVLGAFYGQGSKGGMMSIFLMGCFDPSSQKWCTVTKCAGGHDDATLARLQTELDMVKISKDPSKIPNWLKINKIYYPDFIVPDPKKAAVWEITGAEFSKSEAHTADGISIRFPRCTRIRDDKDWKSATNLPQLKELYQLSKERAAFAITAGDEGSSAAGGSSGESEGTSGPAVPHKAPRASPKQPPASAKKAGGKPGGCTSRGGNLPDAKPSPVRVGVKRKAPDVTPCQAKRRPASKQRGRRAVPTGRR; encoded by the exons ATGACTTTGGCTTTTAAGATCCTCTTCCCACCAACTCTCCGTGCACTCAGGAAAAAAGAACTGTGCCTATTCCGAGAACATCACCGGCCAGACATAAGACACTTTGGCCAGTGGTCAGAGACAGTTCTTCGTGGACACCACCACCTCCAGAGAAGAAAGCCTGTTCCGTCCTTTCGGGAAAGCAACCTAAGACCACGTGCCGCCTGCCTTGTTTTCTTGCCAGGGTCGCATGTGGGACTCTGCAGTGGTCCCTGTGAGATGGCAGAACAACGCTTCTGTGTGGACTACGCCAAGCGTGGCACCGCCGGCTGCAAAAAATGCAAGGAAAAGATTGTCAAGGGCGTATGCCGAATTGGCAAAGTGGTGCCCAATCCCTTTTCAGAGGCGGGGGGCGATATGAAAGAGTGGTACCACATTAAATGTATGTTTGAGAAACTGGAGCGGGCCCGGGCCACCACAAAAAAAATTGAGGACCTCACCGAGCTGGAAGGCTGGGAAGAGctggaagagaatgagaaagagcaGATAAGTCAGCACATTGCAG ATCTATCTTCCAAGGCAACAAGCACACCAAAGAAGAAAGCTGTTGTCCAGGCTAAGTTGACAGCCACTGGCCAAGTAGCATCTCCAGTGAAAGGTGCCTCATTTGTCACCAATTCCAATCCCCGAAAGTTTTCTGGCTTTTCAG CCAAGCCCAACAACTCTGGGGAAGCCCACTCCAGCCCTACCCCTAAGACCCCTAAGACCAGTCTGTCCTCAAGCAAATGTGACCCGAAACACAAGGATTGTCTGCTGCGTGAGTTTCGGAAGTTGTGTGCCATGGTGGCTGAAAATCCTAGCTACAACACGAAAACCCAGATCATCCAGGACTTCCTTCAGAAAGGCTCAGCAGGAG ATGGTTTCCACGGTGACGTGTACCTAACAGTGAAGCTGCTGCTGCCGGGTGTCATTAAGAGTGTTTACAACTTGAATGATAAGCAGATCGTGAAGCTTTTCAGCCGCATTTTTAACTGCAGCGCGGATGACATGACACGAGACCTGGAGCAG GGTGACGTGTCAGAGACAATCAGAGTCTTCTTTGAGCAGAGCAAGTCTTTCCCTCCAGCTGCCAAGAGCCTCCTTACCATCCAGGAGGTGGACGAATTCCTCCTGCGGCTCTCCAAGCTCACCAAGGAGGATGAGCAGCAACAGGCCCTGCAGGATATCGCCTCCAG GTGTACAGCCAACGACCTTAAGTGCATCATCAGGCTGATCAAGCATGATCTGAAGATGAACTCAGGTGCAAAACACGT GTTAGATGCCCTAGACCCCAATGCCTATGAAGCCTTCAAAGCCTCACGCAACCTGCAGGATGTGGTGGAGCGGGTCCTCCGCAACGAGCAGGAGGTGGAGAAGGAGCCAGGCCAGAGACGAGCTCTGAGTGTCCAGGCCTCTCTGATGACCCCAGTGCAGCCCATGCTG gCTGAAGCCTGCAAGTCCATCGAGTATGCCATGAAGAAGTGTCCGAACGGCATGTTCTCTGAGATCAAGTACGACGGGGAGCGAGTCCAGGTGCATAAAAAGGGAGACCACTTCAGTTACTTCAGCCGCAGTCTCAAACCCGTCCTGCCACACAAG GTGGCCCACTTTAAGGACTTCATCCCCCGGGCTTTCCCTGGGGGCCACAGCATGATCTTGGACTCTGAGGTGCTCCTGATTGACAACAGGACAGGCAGACCACTGCCCTTTGGGACTCTGGGAGTGCACAAG AAAGCTGCCTTCCAGGATGCTAATGTCTGCCTGTTTGTTTTTGATTGTATCTACTTCAATGATGTCAGCTTGATGGATAG GCCTCTGTGTGAGCGGCGGAAGCTTCTTTATGACAACATGGTGGAAATTCCCAACCGGATCATGTTCTCAGAAATGAAGCAAGTCACA AAAGCTtccgacttggtggacatgatcAACAGGGTGATCCGAGAGGGGCtggaagggctggtgctgaagGACGTGAAG GGTACATATGAGCCTGGAAAGCGGCattggctgaaagtgaagaaagacTATTTGAACGAGGGGGCCATGGCCGACACAGCTGACCTGGTGGTGCTTGGGGCCTTCTACGGGCAAGGGAGCAAAG GTGGCATGATGTCCATCTTCCTCATGGGCTGCTTCGACCCGAGCAGCCAGAAGTGGTGCACCGTCACCAAGTGTGCAGGAGGCCACGACGACGCGACGCTCGCCCGCCTGCAGACCGAACTGGACATGGTGAAGATCAGCAAG GATCCCAGCAAGATACCCAACTGGCTGAAAATCAATAAGATCTACTACCCTGACTTCATCGTTCCAGACCCAAAG AAAGCTGCCGTGTGGGAGATCACAGGGGCTGAATTCTCAAAATCTGAGGCTCACACAGCCGATGGGATCTCCATCCGATTCCCTCGCTGCACCCGAATCCGTGATGATAAGGACTGGAAGTCTGCCACGAACCTCCCCCAACTCAAG GAGCTGTACCAACTGTCCAAGGAGCGGGCGGCCTTCGCCATAACGGCCGGGGATGAGGGGAGCTCCGCCGCAGGAGGCAGCAGCGGGGAGAGCGAGGGCACCTCAGGGCCGGCTGTGCCTCACAAGGCCCCGAGAGCCTCCCCCAAGCAGCCTCCCGCCAGCGCCAAGAAGGCTGGGGGCAAGCCGGGCGGCTGCACCAGCAGAGGCg GCAACCTACCAGATGCAAAGCCCTCCCCTGTGAGAGTAGGGGTGAAGCGGAAGGCTCCTGATGTGACCCCGTGCCAAGCCAAG AGGCGGCCAGCCAGcaagcagagaggaaggagagctGTGCCCACAGGCAGGAGATAG